A portion of the Nitrospira defluvii genome contains these proteins:
- a CDS encoding multicopper oxidase domain-containing protein, with translation MTGCNTRFRQSVIRTVLGLAAVSGLAMQPVESAFAKVVEVSMTAVETKLVIDGEGHTYDAWTFNGQFPGPVIRVQEGDEVVFSLTNPETNGRPHSMDFHAAETNFLEHYKEVRPGESLQYRFKAKWPGIFAYHCGASPMIQHIARGMMGAIIVDPKDPKALPKADREYVLVQSELFKDPDDADAMFDRKYQHVVFNGSVFRYDPVHSKAGGDFLDAKPGERVRFYFVNAGPNNVSAVHPIAEIWDDVWESGNPANHTRGVQTQLIPPAGAAILDMVLDNNDGVYPIVTHSLTDALRGAIALLKVDKDARQLPLMPLVTPAK, from the coding sequence ATGACAGGATGCAATACCCGCTTTCGTCAGTCGGTGATCCGCACGGTTTTGGGGCTGGCCGCAGTCTCGGGCCTCGCCATGCAGCCGGTCGAGTCCGCGTTCGCGAAAGTCGTTGAAGTTTCCATGACCGCCGTAGAAACGAAGCTCGTCATCGACGGCGAGGGACATACATACGATGCCTGGACGTTCAACGGGCAATTTCCTGGTCCGGTGATTCGAGTGCAGGAAGGCGACGAAGTCGTGTTTTCGCTGACGAATCCTGAAACCAACGGGCGTCCCCACTCCATGGATTTCCATGCCGCGGAGACCAACTTCCTCGAGCATTACAAGGAAGTGCGCCCCGGTGAGTCCTTGCAATATCGATTCAAGGCGAAGTGGCCGGGCATCTTTGCCTATCATTGCGGCGCGTCTCCCATGATTCAGCACATCGCGCGGGGAATGATGGGGGCGATTATCGTCGATCCCAAAGATCCTAAGGCGTTGCCGAAGGCGGATCGGGAATACGTGCTGGTGCAGAGTGAGTTATTCAAAGATCCGGACGATGCGGACGCCATGTTCGATCGCAAGTACCAGCATGTGGTGTTCAACGGATCCGTCTTCCGGTATGACCCGGTGCACAGCAAGGCGGGAGGCGATTTCTTAGACGCCAAGCCGGGCGAGCGGGTTCGGTTTTATTTTGTGAACGCCGGCCCGAACAACGTGTCAGCGGTCCATCCGATCGCTGAGATTTGGGACGATGTGTGGGAAAGCGGCAATCCTGCCAACCATACGCGCGGCGTGCAGACTCAGCTGATTCCACCTGCCGGCGCGGCGATCCTCGATATGGTCCTGGATAACAATGACGGGGTGTATCCGATCGTCACCCACTCCTTGACCGACGCGCTTCGCGGTGCCATTGCACTGTTGAAGGTGGACAAGGATGCAAGGCAGTTGCCGCTCATGCCGCTTGTGACGCCTGCTAAGTAA
- a CDS encoding NAD(P)-dependent oxidoreductase: MTSPLPPQLPGLAAPATTRIGWIGTGVMGGPMCQHLLHAGYRLTLFTRNRTKALPLLTKGATWADSPRAVAEQTDVLFTMVGFPNDVREVYFGKQGVLAGSRPGMVLVDMTTTEPSLASAIAEAAQTHGAAALDAPVSGGDVGARNATLSVMVGGETEAVQAVMPLFECLGKNIVHQGGPGAGQHTKLCNQIVIAGTMVGVCESLLYGYRAGLDVPRMLESIRGGAAACWTLDHLAPRILARNFDPGFFVDHFVKDMGIALEEARRRDLTLPGLTLAHQLYQKVQALGHGRSGTHALMLALEALSHGQESASSPSR; this comes from the coding sequence ATGACCTCACCTCTCCCTCCCCAACTTCCCGGCCTGGCGGCTCCAGCCACGACCCGCATCGGGTGGATCGGCACCGGCGTCATGGGCGGGCCCATGTGCCAACACCTACTGCACGCCGGTTACCGTCTCACGCTCTTCACCCGCAACCGCACCAAAGCCTTGCCGCTCCTGACAAAGGGAGCCACCTGGGCCGATTCACCCCGCGCCGTGGCAGAGCAAACCGACGTGCTGTTCACGATGGTCGGCTTTCCCAATGACGTGCGGGAGGTCTACTTCGGAAAGCAGGGCGTGCTCGCCGGATCACGTCCCGGGATGGTGCTCGTCGATATGACCACGACGGAACCGTCCCTGGCCTCTGCCATCGCGGAAGCCGCGCAGACCCATGGCGCTGCAGCCCTCGATGCGCCGGTGTCCGGCGGTGACGTCGGAGCGCGCAATGCCACCCTCTCCGTCATGGTCGGCGGCGAGACCGAGGCGGTGCAGGCCGTCATGCCGCTGTTTGAATGTCTGGGAAAGAACATTGTCCACCAGGGCGGGCCCGGCGCAGGACAACATACCAAACTGTGCAACCAAATCGTGATCGCCGGCACCATGGTCGGCGTCTGTGAAAGCCTGCTCTACGGATACCGCGCCGGACTCGACGTGCCACGCATGTTGGAGTCGATCCGCGGTGGGGCTGCCGCCTGCTGGACGCTGGACCACCTGGCCCCGCGCATATTGGCGAGAAATTTTGATCCCGGGTTTTTCGTCGACCACTTCGTCAAGGACATGGGCATCGCGCTGGAAGAAGCGCGGCGACGCGATCTCACGCTGCCGGGTCTGACCTTGGCGCATCAGCTCTATCAGAAGGTCCAGGCGCTCGGCCATGGCCGCTCCGGCACCCATGCCCTCATGCTGGCACTGGAAGCTCTGTCGCATGGCCAAGAGTCCGCGTCTTCCCCCTCACGGTAA
- a CDS encoding NADH-quinone oxidoreductase subunit B family protein: MFRIIKKSLATGVVTGQYPAAKSPSEPVSREAIEKAKSFRRSLTIREVDTGSCNACEMEMNALANPVYDVERFGVHIAASPRHTDALVVTGPVTVNMERALKDVYKQTPEPKLVIALGDCAITCGVFKGSYAVTGPVERHIPVDVRIPGCPPRPAEILAVLDTLRHEPAGPGT; the protein is encoded by the coding sequence ATGTTTCGGATCATTAAGAAGAGTCTCGCGACCGGTGTCGTGACGGGGCAGTATCCTGCCGCGAAGTCCCCTTCTGAGCCGGTGAGCCGGGAGGCGATCGAAAAGGCGAAGTCGTTCAGGCGATCCCTGACGATCCGTGAAGTGGACACCGGGTCGTGCAACGCCTGCGAGATGGAAATGAATGCGCTGGCCAATCCCGTCTACGACGTGGAGCGGTTCGGAGTGCACATTGCGGCTTCGCCGCGTCACACCGATGCCTTGGTAGTAACCGGGCCGGTGACCGTCAACATGGAGCGTGCATTGAAGGATGTCTATAAGCAGACGCCTGAGCCGAAGCTCGTCATCGCGCTGGGGGATTGCGCGATCACCTGCGGGGTGTTTAAGGGCAGTTATGCGGTGACGGGTCCGGTAGAACGTCACATTCCGGTCGATGTCCGTATCCCCGGTTGTCCTCCGCGGCCGGCGGAGATTCTCGCGGTGTTGGACACGCTCCGGCACGAGCCTGCCGGTCCGGGCACGTGA
- a CDS encoding M20/M25/M40 family metallo-hydrolase produces MSDVQRQVETYINDSRPQYEEMLGQAVEIPSISMDPRHAPDVHRMAELAAQYLRAAGAEAHIVETPGYPVVSGGWTVDPGYPTVTVYNHMDVQPAQEPEWKQSPFAFQNDNGIYRGRGATDDKGPALAALFGARYAIDQGVPINVRFLWELEEENGSPSFASAIKSRAAIPRPDSVVISDTIWLSKNQPAMPYGLRGLLGARLVLRTGTKDAHSGVTGGAARNPLVELMDIVHACVDAKTGKVKIPGFYDEVVPPTKAEIASFLKSGFQVSKFKQAYGFRTLRTEDPAEVMRRIWAAPTFEVHGLTGGYHGPGVKTIVPGHSELKISMRLVPSQTPEKVFTLLRTYVAKLNPAVKVEREGMLHPFRGAFEGPYVEAVKRAVQAGFGKQPAFIREGGSIGAVVTMQKAWKVPILFMGLSLPEHGYHAPNEYFDWGQASGGIKAFSHYFSELAKMARG; encoded by the coding sequence ATGAGCGACGTGCAACGGCAGGTGGAGACCTACATTAATGACAGTCGTCCGCAGTATGAAGAGATGCTCGGGCAGGCGGTGGAAATTCCTTCCATCAGCATGGATCCCCGGCATGCTCCCGACGTGCACCGCATGGCCGAACTCGCTGCACAGTACCTGCGGGCTGCGGGCGCCGAGGCGCACATCGTCGAGACTCCGGGATATCCGGTGGTGTCGGGCGGTTGGACGGTCGATCCCGGCTATCCCACCGTCACGGTCTACAATCACATGGATGTCCAGCCGGCGCAGGAGCCCGAGTGGAAACAGTCTCCCTTTGCCTTTCAGAACGACAACGGCATCTACCGAGGACGTGGTGCGACGGATGATAAGGGGCCGGCCCTCGCGGCCCTGTTCGGCGCGCGTTATGCGATCGACCAGGGGGTGCCGATCAATGTGCGGTTTCTCTGGGAGCTGGAAGAGGAGAACGGGAGTCCCAGTTTTGCCTCGGCGATCAAGAGCCGGGCGGCGATCCCGCGTCCCGACTCAGTGGTCATTTCGGATACGATCTGGCTCTCCAAGAATCAGCCGGCGATGCCGTACGGATTGCGGGGGTTGCTCGGCGCGCGCCTGGTGCTGCGAACCGGAACCAAGGACGCTCATTCCGGTGTGACCGGCGGGGCTGCTCGTAACCCGCTCGTCGAGTTGATGGACATTGTCCATGCCTGTGTTGATGCCAAGACCGGGAAGGTGAAGATCCCAGGGTTTTATGATGAGGTCGTGCCGCCGACAAAGGCTGAGATCGCGAGTTTCCTGAAGTCGGGTTTTCAGGTGAGCAAGTTCAAGCAAGCCTACGGATTCAGGACGTTGCGCACGGAGGATCCGGCTGAGGTCATGCGGCGGATTTGGGCCGCTCCCACGTTCGAGGTGCATGGGCTTACCGGTGGCTATCATGGTCCCGGCGTCAAGACCATCGTGCCCGGCCATAGCGAACTCAAAATCAGCATGCGGCTGGTGCCGAGTCAGACTCCTGAGAAGGTCTTCACCTTGCTGAGGACATATGTGGCCAAGTTGAATCCCGCGGTGAAGGTGGAACGAGAGGGCATGTTGCACCCGTTCCGGGGTGCCTTCGAGGGGCCGTATGTCGAGGCGGTGAAGCGTGCGGTGCAAGCCGGATTCGGGAAGCAACCGGCGTTCATCCGTGAAGGGGGCTCTATCGGCGCGGTGGTGACGATGCAGAAGGCCTGGAAGGTCCCGATTCTGTTCATGGGCCTGAGTCTGCCTGAGCATGGCTACCATGCGCCCAATGAGTATTTCGATTGGGGGCAGGCCTCCGGCGGCATCAAAGCATTTTCCCATTATTTTTCGGAGTTGGCGAAGATGGCAAGGGGATAG
- a CDS encoding hydrogenase has product MSESTHLGSQLVNLCSVLLLLSCFAIVAQRRLSACVDLFALQSFFLACTAALVAFLTGHRHIYFAAALTVVIKVIVLPRILRKVIERLNVSRELVMNINIPAGLLICGGLVVVAFFITQPIIPLGYLLTRDSLALALAIILIGFFTMIARKKAVTQMVGFLVMENGVFLGTTAAAYGMPLIVELGVFFDVLVAGLIAGIYTHRLQDAFDSVDTSELTALKE; this is encoded by the coding sequence GTGTCGGAATCCACGCATCTCGGGTCGCAGTTGGTCAACCTCTGCTCTGTGCTGTTGCTGTTGAGTTGTTTCGCCATCGTCGCACAGCGACGGCTCTCGGCCTGCGTGGATCTGTTCGCTTTGCAGTCGTTCTTCCTGGCCTGCACGGCGGCGTTGGTCGCGTTCCTGACCGGGCATCGGCACATCTATTTTGCCGCAGCGTTGACCGTGGTTATCAAAGTGATCGTGTTGCCACGGATTCTCCGGAAGGTCATCGAGCGCCTGAATGTGTCGCGGGAATTGGTCATGAACATCAACATTCCGGCCGGGTTATTGATCTGTGGCGGACTGGTGGTGGTGGCGTTTTTCATCACGCAGCCCATCATTCCGCTGGGGTATCTCCTGACTCGGGATTCATTGGCTCTCGCCCTGGCCATTATTCTGATCGGATTCTTTACGATGATCGCCCGTAAAAAGGCGGTCACGCAAATGGTGGGATTCCTGGTGATGGAGAACGGCGTGTTTCTGGGCACCACGGCAGCGGCCTACGGCATGCCGTTGATCGTCGAATTAGGAGTGTTTTTTGATGTACTCGTCGCGGGCCTGATCGCAGGGATTTACACCCATCGACTGCAGGATGCCTTCGACAGTGTGGACACCAGCGAGCTGACGGCATTGAAGGAATGA
- a CDS encoding hydrogenase 4 subunit F, whose translation MWPVIVLLAGPVLAGLLSLVIRRARVLHAVNFATMLALGVAETVLTRQVLAEGAVTTLGALVYVDALSDFILIIITAIGLSCSLYMWSYMDEQVARGVIAPKHLGVFFFLFHMFLFAMVAATMANSLGVQWVAVEGTTLATTFLIAFFRRRESLEAGWKYLILCSVGIALALFGVVLTYYSSVRVLGDASSALNVTELIGVADRLDPNVLKLAFLFILVGYGTKVGLVPMHTWLPDAYTEAPAPIAAMLAGVLETVAVYTLLRSKAIVDQALPSEFTGNLLLVFGFVSFVVASLFILLQHNYKRLFAYSSIEHMGLAMIGFGVGGLVGTFGGLFHLLNHALAKALAFFVAGNIHRRHDTLEIDDVRGLAKSQPVTAVATLVAAFALVGLPPFSPFVSELLVVSALSAQNFASDTVHVGRFVAVTISDEMRSVGLVAVFLLFGVVLFGGMLSKIGSMVWGAPREGVARGESWTVGHVPLLAMMVALIGLGFALPEPVRTLLARAVTVIVQR comes from the coding sequence ATGTGGCCGGTGATCGTCTTGCTGGCGGGGCCGGTCCTCGCCGGGTTATTGAGCCTGGTGATCCGCCGTGCCCGGGTGTTGCACGCCGTGAATTTTGCAACGATGCTGGCATTGGGCGTCGCCGAGACCGTCTTGACCAGACAGGTGTTGGCGGAAGGAGCGGTCACGACGTTGGGCGCGCTCGTCTATGTGGATGCGCTGTCGGATTTTATTCTGATCATCATCACCGCCATCGGACTGTCCTGCTCGTTGTACATGTGGTCGTATATGGACGAACAGGTGGCGCGTGGCGTGATTGCGCCGAAGCATCTGGGTGTCTTCTTCTTTCTGTTTCATATGTTTTTGTTCGCGATGGTGGCCGCGACGATGGCCAACAGCCTCGGCGTGCAATGGGTGGCGGTGGAGGGCACCACGCTGGCGACAACCTTCCTGATTGCCTTCTTCCGGAGGCGGGAGTCGCTGGAGGCGGGCTGGAAATATCTGATCCTCTGCTCGGTGGGTATCGCCCTGGCCCTGTTTGGCGTCGTGCTGACTTACTACTCGTCGGTGCGGGTGCTCGGCGATGCGAGTTCGGCGTTGAACGTCACGGAGTTGATCGGAGTCGCCGATCGATTAGACCCGAACGTCCTGAAGCTGGCGTTTCTCTTTATTCTCGTCGGGTACGGCACAAAGGTCGGCTTGGTGCCGATGCATACCTGGTTGCCGGATGCATACACGGAAGCGCCAGCGCCGATTGCGGCGATGTTGGCCGGGGTCTTGGAGACGGTGGCGGTGTATACGCTACTGCGCAGCAAGGCCATCGTCGATCAGGCGCTCCCGTCCGAATTCACCGGAAATCTGCTGCTGGTCTTCGGGTTTGTGTCGTTTGTGGTGGCCTCGCTGTTTATCCTGCTCCAGCACAATTATAAACGGCTCTTTGCCTATTCGAGCATCGAGCATATGGGGCTGGCCATGATCGGCTTCGGGGTCGGCGGACTCGTCGGCACGTTCGGCGGGCTCTTCCATCTGCTGAACCATGCCCTTGCCAAGGCACTGGCGTTTTTCGTTGCCGGCAATATTCACCGGCGGCATGACACGTTGGAAATCGACGATGTGCGGGGTCTGGCCAAGTCTCAGCCGGTCACAGCGGTGGCGACGCTGGTGGCGGCTTTCGCGCTGGTCGGGCTGCCTCCCTTTTCGCCGTTCGTGAGCGAGTTACTGGTGGTATCGGCCCTGTCTGCCCAGAACTTCGCCTCCGATACGGTGCATGTGGGCCGGTTTGTGGCCGTGACCATTTCGGACGAGATGCGTAGCGTGGGGCTCGTCGCCGTGTTCTTGCTGTTTGGAGTCGTCTTGTTTGGAGGCATGCTGTCGAAAATCGGCTCCATGGTGTGGGGCGCTCCACGGGAGGGCGTCGCTCGAGGCGAGTCCTGGACGGTGGGACATGTGCCTCTGCTGGCCATGATGGTGGCGTTGATCGGCTTAGGGTTCGCACTCCCTGAGCCGGTACGGACATTGCTGGCCCGGGCTGTCACGGTGATCGTCCAGAGGTAG
- a CDS encoding NADH-quinone oxidoreductase subunit C, which yields MNDGSGAVEQIRGAFARAITDIGAVDGVPMLRLRKQDVPAVARYIHTDPHLRGSLSLLWAVDHRPREARYELCYLFTLAERKDWLLLSVDLTGGEREFASITPVVHAAKWYEREIRDLFGLIPVGHPDMRRLVRHEHWPKGSHPLKKDFGWDQVLGRMQGEYAFRKIHGDGVFEIPVGPIHAGIIEPGHFRFSVAGEPILQLEVRHFWKHRGVEKLFEQQRLTEAVTLAERVSGDTSVGHSLAYCQAVERLLGVTVPPRARYLRSIFLELERLHNHIGDVGAICNDTAYALAHAHCGRMKEQLMQLNDRLTGSRFLRGVNTVGGVSMDLSGVQLSQVDAELQAIEQEFAGIEKILFANASLTERLENTGVLSEHIAWDHAVMGVVGRASGIDRDLRRDRPFAAYHECQPTVAGYRYGDVRARMRVRLDEVHDSVRLIHALHRQLPLGPLMVQPIRNPSPGEWAIAAVEGWRGEILYVVMAGAEGRIHRCKVRDPSFVHWPAIQWAAVGNIVPDFPLINKSFNLSYAGNDL from the coding sequence ATGAACGACGGATCGGGAGCGGTCGAGCAGATACGAGGGGCGTTCGCCCGGGCCATCACGGACATCGGTGCCGTTGACGGTGTGCCGATGCTGCGGTTGCGGAAGCAGGACGTCCCGGCGGTCGCCCGCTATATCCATACGGATCCACACTTGCGCGGCTCGCTTTCGCTACTTTGGGCTGTCGATCACCGCCCTCGCGAGGCCCGCTATGAACTCTGCTATCTGTTCACGCTGGCGGAACGCAAAGACTGGCTGCTCCTGTCGGTTGATCTCACAGGAGGCGAGCGCGAGTTTGCGTCGATCACGCCGGTGGTGCATGCGGCAAAGTGGTACGAACGGGAGATTCGTGATCTCTTCGGTCTGATTCCTGTTGGCCATCCGGACATGCGGAGGTTGGTTCGTCACGAACATTGGCCGAAGGGGTCCCATCCGCTGAAGAAAGATTTTGGATGGGATCAGGTGCTGGGCCGCATGCAGGGAGAGTACGCGTTCAGGAAAATTCATGGCGACGGGGTGTTCGAAATCCCTGTCGGCCCGATCCATGCCGGGATCATCGAACCAGGCCATTTCCGGTTTTCGGTGGCCGGCGAACCGATCCTGCAGCTCGAAGTGCGTCATTTCTGGAAGCACCGTGGGGTGGAAAAGCTGTTCGAGCAACAGCGCCTGACGGAAGCCGTGACGCTCGCGGAGCGGGTGTCCGGCGATACCTCAGTCGGCCATAGCTTGGCCTATTGCCAGGCGGTGGAGAGGCTTTTGGGGGTGACGGTGCCGCCGCGAGCCCGGTATCTGCGCAGCATCTTTCTCGAACTCGAGCGGTTGCACAATCACATCGGCGATGTCGGCGCCATCTGTAACGATACGGCCTATGCCCTGGCGCATGCTCACTGCGGCCGGATGAAAGAACAGCTCATGCAGCTGAACGATCGCCTGACCGGGTCACGGTTCCTGCGGGGGGTGAATACGGTCGGCGGAGTGTCGATGGACCTCTCCGGCGTGCAACTGTCACAAGTCGATGCGGAGTTGCAGGCCATTGAGCAGGAGTTTGCCGGAATTGAAAAAATTCTGTTTGCGAATGCCTCGCTGACCGAACGATTGGAGAACACGGGAGTGCTGTCCGAACACATCGCATGGGACCATGCGGTCATGGGGGTCGTGGGCCGCGCGTCCGGTATCGACAGAGATCTTCGTCGAGATCGGCCATTCGCCGCGTATCACGAGTGTCAACCGACGGTGGCCGGCTATCGCTACGGAGATGTCCGTGCCCGCATGCGAGTGCGCCTGGATGAAGTGCATGACTCGGTCCGTCTCATCCATGCGCTTCACCGACAATTGCCGTTGGGGCCGCTCATGGTCCAGCCGATCCGGAATCCGTCGCCGGGTGAATGGGCAATCGCGGCTGTCGAAGGTTGGCGCGGCGAAATCCTGTATGTCGTCATGGCGGGAGCGGAGGGGCGGATTCACCGGTGCAAAGTCCGTGACCCGTCGTTTGTGCACTGGCCGGCGATTCAGTGGGCGGCTGTGGGAAACATCGTGCCGGATTTTCCGTTGATCAATAAAAGCTTCAATTTGTCCTATGCAGGCAATGATCTGTGA
- a CDS encoding respiratory chain complex I subunit 1 family protein, producing the protein MQVMVQVVLIVVQLIMLLALAPFIVGVIRKVKARLQCRRGAGLFQPYADLAKLFRKQPVRSSTTSWIFAAAPYIVFASTVAAGLLMPVFLSHTPLNFAGNIIALVYLLALGTFFLILAGLDAGSAFGGMGSSREAIIATLAEPAMMLSILAIALTAGSTNLSTIVHQSALLEGVVLAPPAHLMALAAMFIVTLAETGRVPVDNPATHLELTMIHEAMLLEYSGRYLALMEWAAGIKLLVLLTLIVNVFAPWGIATSLAPAALATGTVVYVLKVAGLAVVIGVIESMFAKLRLFRVPELLGAAFILALLALVFFYTLRG; encoded by the coding sequence ATGCAGGTGATGGTGCAAGTGGTGCTGATCGTCGTGCAGTTGATCATGCTGCTCGCCCTCGCTCCGTTCATCGTCGGGGTGATCCGGAAGGTCAAAGCCAGGCTGCAATGCCGTCGCGGTGCCGGCCTCTTCCAACCCTATGCCGACCTGGCGAAACTGTTCCGCAAACAGCCGGTGCGCTCCTCGACCACATCCTGGATTTTTGCGGCTGCCCCGTACATCGTATTCGCGTCGACCGTGGCGGCAGGCTTGTTGATGCCCGTGTTCCTCTCCCACACGCCACTCAATTTCGCGGGCAACATTATTGCGCTGGTGTATCTCCTGGCCCTGGGGACCTTTTTCCTGATTCTGGCCGGGCTGGATGCCGGGTCGGCATTCGGCGGCATGGGCAGCAGCCGGGAGGCGATCATCGCGACCCTGGCTGAACCGGCGATGATGTTGTCCATTTTGGCCATTGCGCTGACGGCAGGGTCCACGAATTTGAGCACGATCGTCCACCAGTCGGCGTTGCTTGAGGGCGTGGTGCTGGCTCCTCCCGCGCACCTCATGGCGCTGGCGGCGATGTTTATCGTGACGCTGGCGGAGACAGGGCGTGTGCCGGTGGACAATCCCGCGACCCATCTCGAACTGACGATGATTCATGAGGCGATGTTGCTGGAATACTCCGGCCGGTATCTGGCGTTGATGGAATGGGCGGCGGGAATCAAGCTGTTGGTATTGTTGACGCTTATCGTAAATGTCTTCGCCCCTTGGGGCATCGCGACGAGCCTGGCGCCGGCTGCCCTGGCGACGGGCACCGTGGTGTATGTGCTGAAAGTGGCCGGGCTGGCGGTCGTCATCGGGGTGATTGAATCGATGTTCGCCAAGTTGCGGCTGTTTCGCGTGCCGGAACTGCTGGGTGCGGCCTTCATTCTGGCCCTGTTGGCGTTGGTGTTTTTCTACACGTTGAGAGGATAA
- a CDS encoding outer membrane beta-barrel protein has product MALVQYSSTPVRVNLRNVLRRWTMWLGGAAFLWSFVVAPACAESVPATDSSPEADEAVSLWHYGAYLDVGYVLNFNFPENHLWRSRGTAVRHNEFVPNMALVYVRKDANESSRWGMELGMQGGYDSERFAFLQGEREVNGADALRHIHRANVSYLAPVGNGLTITAGLFNSLIGYESLYAKDNTNYTRSWIADNTPYMMFGINAKYPLSDRLTVAAFVINRYFHLAYTNDQPSYGGQWSYHATPRLTLTQTLYGGPDQTNTAVQFWRFYANHIVEWKGDALTLAASYDIGTENIADRPGHPRAFVTGGNIVARWHVTGPWTLAVRPEFYWDRNGRWTGSEQFVKAVTSTIEYRIPYKWTNTTVRLEHRWDESTGAGGGFFRRGEVQPGVLSLTPNQHLVLLGILWTFDSP; this is encoded by the coding sequence ATGGCGCTAGTTCAGTATTCGAGTACCCCTGTCAGGGTAAATCTCCGGAATGTTCTGCGCCGGTGGACGATGTGGCTTGGCGGGGCGGCCTTCCTGTGGAGTTTTGTTGTCGCGCCAGCCTGTGCCGAAAGTGTTCCTGCGACGGATTCGTCACCTGAAGCCGATGAGGCGGTCTCGCTCTGGCATTACGGCGCGTATCTCGATGTCGGCTACGTGCTCAATTTCAATTTTCCCGAGAACCATCTCTGGCGGAGTCGTGGGACGGCGGTGCGGCACAACGAGTTCGTGCCGAATATGGCCCTGGTGTATGTTCGGAAGGATGCGAATGAGTCATCGCGTTGGGGGATGGAACTCGGGATGCAAGGCGGGTACGACTCCGAACGATTCGCGTTTTTGCAGGGGGAGCGTGAGGTAAACGGGGCGGATGCGCTTCGGCACATCCATCGGGCGAATGTGTCCTACCTTGCCCCGGTCGGCAACGGTCTCACCATCACTGCCGGGTTGTTTAATAGCCTCATCGGGTATGAATCGCTGTACGCGAAGGATAACACGAATTACACCCGCTCATGGATCGCCGACAATACGCCGTACATGATGTTCGGCATCAATGCGAAATATCCACTCAGTGACCGGTTGACCGTCGCTGCGTTTGTCATCAACCGATACTTTCATCTCGCGTACACGAACGATCAGCCGTCGTATGGAGGCCAGTGGTCGTATCACGCGACGCCGCGGCTCACCCTGACTCAAACGTTGTATGGCGGTCCCGACCAGACCAACACAGCCGTGCAGTTCTGGCGGTTCTACGCGAATCACATAGTCGAGTGGAAGGGGGACGCTCTGACGCTTGCGGCTTCCTATGACATTGGAACGGAGAACATCGCCGATCGTCCCGGGCATCCTCGTGCGTTCGTCACTGGTGGGAATATCGTGGCACGGTGGCATGTGACTGGCCCCTGGACTCTGGCAGTGAGACCGGAGTTCTATTGGGACCGAAACGGGCGCTGGACGGGGTCGGAGCAATTCGTCAAGGCCGTGACTTCAACTATCGAATATCGAATTCCCTACAAATGGACCAACACCACGGTTCGGCTCGAGCATCGATGGGATGAATCGACCGGAGCAGGCGGGGGATTTTTTCGGCGGGGTGAGGTACAACCCGGCGTGCTGAGTCTCACGCCGAATCAGCACCTGGTGTTGTTGGGGATTCTGTGGACCTTCGATAGCCCGTGA